A part of Paenibacillus donghaensis genomic DNA contains:
- a CDS encoding carbohydrate ABC transporter permease: MPRTLRKSLPHVALLSYLLVILFPFLFVLFSSVKKDNNAIALNPFGIPREFAFNNYVEAWVNAKISNYFFNSLYISVLASVVSILLASMFAFAVTRMRQGKWNTILYGLILIGMLIPNNALMLPIYTIVRKLGILNTHLALIIPYIANAIPFTIIILAAFMRTLPSEIEEAAVMDGLKAPGIFAKIIVPLTVPAMVTVFIINFLGNWNEFLLANYFLSNDELRTLPVGMVQFRDQYQMNYAQMSAGIVFSVVPVIVIYAILQEKIIEGVTAGGVKG; the protein is encoded by the coding sequence ATGCCACGCACCCTGAGAAAAAGCCTGCCGCATGTCGCGCTGCTGTCCTATCTGCTGGTGATTCTGTTCCCGTTCCTGTTTGTGCTGTTCTCCTCAGTCAAAAAAGACAATAATGCCATCGCGCTGAACCCTTTTGGCATTCCGCGGGAATTCGCCTTCAACAACTATGTGGAAGCTTGGGTTAATGCGAAGATCAGCAACTACTTTTTCAACAGCTTGTATATTTCTGTGCTGGCTTCCGTAGTCTCTATTCTGCTGGCCTCCATGTTTGCTTTTGCAGTCACCCGGATGCGCCAGGGGAAGTGGAATACGATCTTGTATGGCCTGATTCTGATTGGGATGCTGATCCCCAACAATGCGCTGATGCTGCCGATATATACGATTGTCCGTAAGCTGGGCATCCTCAATACCCATCTGGCACTGATTATCCCTTACATTGCCAATGCGATTCCGTTTACGATCATTATATTGGCCGCTTTCATGCGTACGCTGCCCAGCGAGATTGAAGAGGCAGCCGTAATGGATGGCTTGAAGGCACCAGGTATCTTTGCTAAGATTATTGTACCTTTGACTGTTCCGGCGATGGTTACAGTATTCATCATAAATTTCCTGGGAAATTGGAATGAATTCCTGCTGGCCAATTATTTTCTGTCCAATGATGAGCTGCGAACCCTTCCGGTGGGGATGGTCCAATTCCGTGATCAATACCAGATGAACTATGCACAAATGTCGGCAGGGATCGTCTTCAGTGTGGTTCCCGTTATTGTCATCTATGCGATTCTGCAGGAGAAGATCATTGAAGGGGTAACCGCAGGCGGCGTGAAGGGATAA
- a CDS encoding extracellular solute-binding protein: MKKSLTLLLSLMVVSSSLLAGCGGNNNAANNQEASPPATDTAAATNAVSTEDPVSSEPFEMTIRHTQVGADKQKRLAILEDVVGKVQTEVPGLTFKLDGVDSDVNRKEKLRGEMAAGNPPEIFDLFGSPDSKIYAKESKLLDLTPILEELGIKDKFSNLDPFTYEGKIYGLPIGGSGEGFFYNKEYYTGKGWVAPTTFAELEQQLADIKADGKVPLAGASKAGWVPLMLANHLWSRYAGPEVTAKFATGEAKWNDPEMIKGFAKYKEWIDKGYFKKGELGFEYAEYTTQFTSGEAILMYDGTWKSSVFKAGQSGEGLIGKVGFFNIPAVEGGVGDQTALMRDVNNGYGFSASAGEDPRQLAAVTSFIKNMYNEEMQLRGLVEDGVLPAMKIDQNVLNENITDDLMSEIVAVLNSSQSSFPAFDSLVQADVTTEISNIQIQKLIGGQTTPEKMSEALQQVQEEANAAVE, encoded by the coding sequence ATGAAAAAAAGTTTAACCCTGTTATTGTCCCTGATGGTTGTTAGTTCATCGCTGTTGGCGGGTTGCGGAGGAAACAACAATGCAGCAAACAATCAGGAAGCCAGTCCGCCGGCAACAGACACAGCGGCAGCCACCAATGCAGTGAGTACCGAGGACCCCGTTAGCAGCGAACCTTTCGAGATGACCATCCGTCACACGCAGGTAGGTGCTGATAAGCAGAAACGTCTGGCAATCCTCGAAGATGTGGTGGGCAAAGTGCAGACGGAAGTGCCTGGGTTAACCTTTAAGCTGGATGGGGTCGATTCTGATGTCAACCGCAAAGAGAAGCTGCGCGGGGAGATGGCTGCCGGCAACCCTCCGGAAATCTTCGACCTGTTCGGCAGTCCGGATTCCAAAATCTATGCCAAGGAGAGCAAACTGCTGGATCTGACTCCGATTCTGGAAGAACTGGGCATCAAGGATAAATTCTCGAACCTCGATCCGTTTACTTATGAAGGTAAAATCTACGGCCTGCCGATCGGCGGCTCCGGTGAAGGGTTCTTCTATAACAAGGAATATTACACCGGCAAAGGCTGGGTGGCTCCGACTACCTTCGCAGAGCTGGAACAGCAGCTGGCGGATATTAAAGCAGACGGCAAGGTGCCGCTGGCAGGTGCTTCCAAGGCCGGCTGGGTGCCGCTGATGCTGGCGAATCACCTCTGGTCCCGTTACGCTGGTCCTGAAGTCACAGCCAAGTTCGCTACCGGGGAAGCGAAATGGAATGATCCGGAGATGATTAAGGGATTCGCCAAATACAAGGAATGGATTGATAAGGGCTATTTCAAAAAAGGCGAGCTTGGTTTCGAATACGCCGAATATACTACCCAGTTTACGAGCGGCGAAGCCATCCTGATGTATGACGGCACCTGGAAGTCCTCTGTATTCAAGGCGGGGCAATCCGGTGAAGGTTTGATCGGCAAGGTAGGGTTCTTCAATATTCCGGCTGTCGAAGGCGGAGTGGGTGATCAAACGGCCTTGATGCGTGATGTGAACAATGGTTATGGCTTCTCTGCTTCGGCAGGTGAAGATCCACGTCAGCTGGCAGCCGTGACCTCTTTTATCAAAAATATGTACAACGAGGAGATGCAACTGCGCGGACTGGTTGAGGACGGTGTGCTGCCTGCGATGAAGATCGATCAGAATGTGCTGAATGAGAATATTACGGATGATCTGATGAGCGAGATTGTAGCGGTGCTGAATAGCTCCCAATCCTCTTTCCCGGCCTTCGACTCGCTGGTGCAGGCGGATGTTACGACCGAAATCAGTAATATTCAGATTCAGAAGCTGATCGGCGGCCAGACGACTCCCGAGAAGATGAGCGAAGCTCTGCAACAGGTACAAGAAGAAGCAAACGCAGCTGTGGAATAA
- a CDS encoding carbohydrate ABC transporter permease has product MNKALKNPFVFTLFVFPGLVLFLMFFIYPIFSSIYYSFTSWNGVSDTVKYAGVRNFSKALTDERFWVSVKNNGWFILFSVFVQVPLIVLFSLLISNVKKLKGLYKTAVFMPSIMSTAVIGILWGFIYEPNIGLFNKLIGLLGIEPVYWLSDERFAMLSILITNAWQWTGFYIVMVLAAILSIPGELDEAAAIDGATGIQRATRITLPLIVPIISVVIMLSIAGAMKAADIVIVMTKGGPAGSTEVMATYMIKYAITNFKYGYGNTIAVLIFVFTLVVTALYQLLVARRTERIEY; this is encoded by the coding sequence ATGAATAAAGCCTTAAAAAATCCCTTTGTGTTCACCCTGTTTGTATTTCCCGGACTGGTGCTGTTCCTCATGTTCTTCATTTATCCGATCTTCAGCTCCATCTATTACAGCTTCACCAGCTGGAATGGAGTATCTGACACAGTAAAATACGCCGGAGTCCGCAATTTCAGCAAAGCGCTAACAGATGAGCGTTTCTGGGTTTCAGTGAAGAACAACGGCTGGTTTATTCTTTTTAGCGTATTTGTACAGGTGCCGTTGATTGTGCTGTTCTCCCTGCTGATCTCTAATGTCAAAAAGCTGAAGGGGCTCTACAAGACTGCGGTGTTTATGCCCTCCATTATGTCTACTGCAGTCATCGGCATCCTGTGGGGGTTCATCTATGAGCCGAATATCGGGCTGTTTAACAAGTTGATCGGACTGCTGGGCATCGAGCCGGTCTACTGGCTGTCGGATGAACGATTTGCGATGCTGTCGATTCTGATTACCAATGCCTGGCAATGGACCGGATTCTACATTGTCATGGTGCTGGCGGCGATTCTGTCGATCCCGGGAGAACTGGATGAGGCTGCAGCCATCGACGGCGCTACGGGCATCCAGCGGGCCACACGCATTACACTGCCGCTCATTGTGCCGATTATCTCTGTGGTAATCATGCTGTCGATAGCAGGGGCGATGAAGGCCGCGGATATTGTCATTGTTATGACCAAAGGCGGTCCGGCCGGTTCAACCGAGGTTATGGCTACCTATATGATTAAATATGCGATTACCAACTTCAAATACGGCTATGGCAATACGATCGCCGTGCTGATCTTTGTGTTCACCCTGGTGGTTACAGCGCTGTATCAGCTGCTGGTTGCCCGGCGTACGGAAAGGATTGAATACTGA